A portion of the Deinococcus peraridilitoris DSM 19664 genome contains these proteins:
- a CDS encoding gluconeogenesis factor YvcK family protein — translation MKHEHLRHNLRAPSGERVRDAGLRARKWMAPGMHIKRWVSVLIVCAFFLAVGFLHFVWTGPMHWVATRWILWLNAVGDPDVLPLWVVGGLVMTLAFAGAIISVVMLNRSMLQATGTKPSEVVDHIYTRRTLARGPHIVTLGGGTGLSNLLAGLKNFSSNITAIVAVSDDGGSSGRLRKDLQMIAPGDLTDCYAALSDSPVLARLLLHRFQRGEGLAGHTFGNLMLATLSEEQGGLAYAMSDVHEVLKVRGQVFPATPMPATLVAHLEDGSQVRGESALQRERAGRRVLRMSLDPVEVPALSEVVRAIDEAELIVIGPGSLLTSLIPAVLVPSVAHAICRSPAKLVYVANIMSEPGETDGLDLEAHERLLSDHLGRTPDWVLVNSAPIGMAVRDRYADEGAHLLSSRGASPAFRSRVRFAPVLREGTGQHDPDKLAAALLRLLTRQK, via the coding sequence TTGAAACACGAGCACCTTCGGCACAACCTGCGCGCGCCCTCGGGGGAGCGGGTCCGTGACGCCGGCTTGCGGGCACGCAAATGGATGGCGCCCGGCATGCACATCAAACGCTGGGTGAGCGTGCTGATCGTGTGCGCCTTCTTTCTGGCAGTGGGTTTTCTGCACTTCGTGTGGACCGGCCCGATGCACTGGGTCGCCACCCGCTGGATTTTGTGGCTCAACGCCGTGGGTGATCCTGACGTGTTGCCGCTGTGGGTGGTGGGCGGTCTGGTGATGACCCTGGCGTTCGCGGGCGCGATCATCAGCGTGGTCATGCTCAACCGTTCGATGCTGCAGGCCACCGGCACCAAACCATCCGAGGTCGTGGACCACATCTACACCCGCAGAACGCTGGCGCGCGGTCCGCACATCGTGACGCTGGGCGGCGGCACCGGATTGTCAAACCTGCTGGCGGGCCTCAAGAACTTCAGTTCCAACATCACCGCGATCGTGGCGGTCAGCGATGACGGCGGCTCGAGTGGCCGACTGCGCAAGGACTTGCAGATGATCGCGCCCGGCGATCTCACCGACTGCTACGCCGCGCTGTCCGATTCGCCCGTGCTGGCCCGGTTGCTGCTGCACCGCTTTCAGCGCGGCGAAGGCCTCGCCGGGCACACCTTCGGCAACCTGATGCTCGCGACCCTCTCCGAGGAGCAGGGCGGTCTGGCCTACGCCATGAGCGACGTACACGAGGTACTCAAGGTGCGCGGACAGGTATTCCCGGCCACACCCATGCCCGCCACGCTGGTGGCTCACCTCGAGGACGGTTCGCAGGTGCGCGGCGAGAGCGCGCTGCAACGGGAGCGCGCCGGTCGCCGCGTGCTGCGCATGAGCCTCGACCCGGTCGAGGTACCCGCACTGAGCGAGGTGGTGCGTGCCATCGACGAGGCCGAGCTGATCGTGATCGGTCCGGGCAGCCTGCTTACCTCGCTTATTCCGGCAGTGCTGGTTCCGTCGGTCGCCCACGCCATCTGCCGTTCACCCGCCAAGCTGGTGTACGTGGCCAACATCATGAGCGAGCCGGGAGAAACCGACGGACTCGACCTGGAAGCCCACGAACGCCTGCTCTCCGATCACCTGGGCCGCACTCCGGACTGGGTGCTGGTCAACAGCGCTCCCATCGGCATGGCCGTACGTGACCGCTACGCCGACGAAGGTGCTCACCTGTTGAGCAGCCGGGGCGCTTCTCCTGCCTTTCGTTCGCGCGTGCGCTTCGCTCCGGTGCTGCGCGAGGGCACCGGGCAGCATGACCCCGACAAGCTGGCCGCGGCACTGCTGCGCCTGCTGACCCGCCAGAAGTGA
- a CDS encoding glucodextranase DOMON-like domain-containing protein yields MTDAPPAVLLVVPDPAGDVRGDGSYVLPSALLSGMERSVDLRELRAENEGGKLRLVIGLGGADNPWKAPSGFSAPLLDVFIKTDFGGTRELADTGFTTPPGSGWHLRYQISGFGTRAWKASREGSVAPTDDRPVVQLEGSSIIVNTNLPAGRYGYWVTSRVYSPLTPDGYLPPRVGGDSASLSVVRSGMPSAVDVLFGDDQIRTFHDRVLPISGELHDRRPLALLVLAGLALLLAVIATVRAWRKQ; encoded by the coding sequence GTGACCGACGCGCCGCCCGCCGTTTTGCTTGTGGTTCCCGATCCTGCCGGCGACGTGCGTGGTGACGGCAGCTACGTCCTGCCCAGCGCGTTGCTGAGCGGCATGGAACGCAGCGTTGACTTGCGTGAACTGCGGGCCGAGAACGAGGGTGGCAAGCTGCGGCTGGTCATCGGCCTGGGCGGCGCCGACAATCCCTGGAAGGCCCCCAGTGGTTTTTCGGCACCGCTGCTCGACGTGTTCATCAAAACGGACTTCGGAGGAACCCGTGAGCTGGCCGACACCGGCTTCACCACACCGCCCGGCAGCGGCTGGCACCTTCGCTATCAAATCAGCGGTTTTGGAACCAGGGCCTGGAAAGCCAGCCGTGAAGGCTCCGTCGCGCCTACAGACGACCGACCCGTCGTGCAGCTGGAAGGCAGTTCGATCATCGTGAACACCAACCTGCCCGCCGGTCGGTACGGATACTGGGTGACCAGCCGGGTCTACTCGCCGCTCACACCGGACGGTTACCTGCCGCCGCGCGTGGGTGGCGACAGCGCCAGCCTGTCCGTGGTGCGCTCGGGAATGCCCAGCGCCGTGGACGTGCTGTTCGGCGACGACCAGATCCGCACGTTTCACGACCGCGTCCTGCCGATCAGCGGTGAGCTGCACGACCGTCGTCCACTGGCCCTGCTGGTCCTGGCCGGCCTGGCACTGTTGCTGGCCGTGATCGCGACGGTGCGCGCGTGGCGCAAGCAGTGA
- a CDS encoding DMT family transporter, whose product MSSRSLLQTTGAFSILSSTLLILAAAVLWGLLGIFGKFALAQGLHPLETAFWRAVLGGSLFALHALVTRAPLPRGRDLLVTVVFGLTGVSVFYGAYLLAVQAGGASLASVLLYTAPAFVALLAWRFLHEKIGRRELVGVAITIGGVALISLGGGSGVNVTLAAMGYGLISGLTYALYYLYGKAFFSRFAPHALLAVALPVGALGLLPLVPFEHKSPTAWGALLAIALFSTYLAYLAYGFGLRGLNATRASVIASLEPVVATALAALLFAERFTSLALLGAALVILSALALSLAPRRGA is encoded by the coding sequence GTGAGCAGCCGGTCGCTGCTGCAGACGACCGGGGCCTTTTCGATCCTCAGTTCGACGCTGCTGATTCTCGCCGCGGCGGTCCTGTGGGGTCTGCTGGGTATTTTCGGCAAGTTCGCGCTGGCGCAGGGACTTCACCCGCTCGAAACCGCCTTCTGGCGAGCCGTGCTGGGAGGCTCGCTGTTTGCGCTGCACGCGCTGGTGACCCGGGCCCCCTTGCCGCGTGGCCGCGACCTGCTCGTCACGGTGGTCTTCGGGCTGACAGGGGTGAGCGTGTTTTACGGGGCTTACCTGCTGGCGGTGCAGGCCGGTGGTGCCAGCCTGGCGAGCGTGCTGCTCTACACCGCGCCCGCGTTCGTGGCCCTGCTGGCCTGGCGTTTTCTGCACGAAAAGATCGGCAGACGCGAACTCGTGGGTGTGGCAATCACCATTGGGGGAGTCGCGTTGATCTCGCTTGGTGGTGGCTCGGGCGTGAACGTCACCCTCGCGGCGATGGGCTATGGGCTCATCAGTGGTCTGACGTACGCGCTGTACTACCTGTACGGCAAGGCCTTCTTTTCGCGCTTCGCGCCGCACGCGCTGCTGGCGGTGGCATTGCCGGTCGGAGCGCTCGGGCTGCTGCCGCTCGTTCCGTTCGAGCACAAGTCACCCACGGCGTGGGGCGCCCTGCTGGCAATCGCACTGTTTTCGACCTACCTGGCTTATCTGGCCTATGGCTTTGGCCTGCGGGGACTGAACGCCACCCGTGCCAGCGTCATCGCGTCGCTGGAACCTGTGGTCGCCACCGCGCTCGCGGCGCTGTTGTTCGCGGAGCGCTTCACGTCCCTGGCACTCTTGGGCGCCGCGCTGGTGATTCTGTCGGCCCTGGCGCTGTCACTCGCTCCCCGGCGCGGCGCGTAG
- a CDS encoding DUF4127 family protein, with the protein MRRLLSLSLTLATWAGAQVVLLPLDSRPATSTLPSEIAALSGQYVSAPSPDLLGDATRGADPEALTRWLAAQSPGTLIISLDALAYGGLVQSRTSELSVEEVLARLQSVRAWYARGEKVYAFITLPREPDAINRARNYEVARRMIEWAREGVFAELHITWDDAKTGSPAPQEGARLRQDAPASVRVYPGADEVLASLAARALAPEGARLSVEYSNASQAARVAQYEGIALTESVRLHAEAAGWSVVPTVEAPILTPFGGRGTRPGATSDLYLYVYNGGDTRAAALRISQLMRSGPVAVADVRSVNLGNFPMWSDLQTLNRPQDMASLAAWGTPGNNIGTALAHAKIYLSEAARESPDFTVRQDALLARQYANDVIFSAKVRAELRRAIPEANLVGPQVSEILTRLAREYFPVRMGRLYLLQEASLPWNRSFEWRFELVPAGQLSD; encoded by the coding sequence ATGCGACGCCTGCTCTCCCTCTCTTTGACCCTCGCGACCTGGGCGGGCGCCCAGGTCGTGCTGCTGCCCCTCGATTCACGGCCGGCCACGTCCACGCTGCCATCTGAAATCGCCGCCCTGTCCGGTCAGTATGTGAGCGCGCCCTCGCCTGACCTGCTGGGCGACGCCACGCGCGGCGCCGATCCCGAAGCGCTCACGCGGTGGCTGGCCGCGCAAAGTCCCGGCACGCTGATCATCTCGCTTGACGCGCTGGCGTACGGGGGGCTGGTGCAGTCACGCACAAGTGAACTTTCGGTCGAGGAAGTCCTGGCGCGCCTGCAAAGCGTGCGTGCCTGGTACGCGCGCGGTGAGAAAGTGTACGCCTTCATCACCCTGCCACGCGAACCCGACGCTATCAACCGGGCGCGCAATTACGAGGTCGCGCGCCGCATGATCGAGTGGGCCCGCGAGGGTGTGTTTGCCGAACTGCACATCACCTGGGACGACGCCAAGACCGGCTCGCCCGCGCCGCAGGAAGGCGCCCGCCTGCGCCAGGACGCCCCGGCGAGCGTGCGGGTGTATCCGGGTGCCGACGAGGTACTCGCTTCGCTGGCCGCGCGGGCCCTGGCCCCCGAAGGAGCGCGCCTCAGCGTCGAATACAGCAACGCCTCCCAGGCGGCGCGTGTAGCGCAGTACGAAGGCATCGCGCTGACTGAAAGCGTGCGCCTGCACGCCGAAGCGGCGGGCTGGAGTGTCGTTCCGACCGTCGAAGCGCCCATCCTGACCCCGTTCGGTGGTCGCGGCACCCGACCCGGTGCCACGAGCGACCTGTACCTGTACGTTTACAACGGCGGCGATACCCGCGCCGCCGCCCTGCGCATCTCGCAGCTGATGCGCTCGGGTCCGGTGGCGGTTGCCGACGTGCGCAGCGTGAATCTGGGGAACTTTCCGATGTGGAGTGACCTGCAGACCCTGAACCGCCCACAGGACATGGCTTCGCTGGCCGCCTGGGGAACGCCCGGCAACAATATCGGTACGGCGCTCGCGCACGCCAAGATCTATCTCAGCGAGGCGGCGCGTGAGTCACCGGACTTCACCGTGCGCCAAGACGCCCTGCTCGCGCGTCAGTATGCCAACGACGTGATTTTCAGCGCCAAAGTGCGCGCCGAGCTGCGCCGGGCTATTCCCGAGGCCAACCTCGTCGGTCCGCAGGTCTCGGAAATACTCACCCGGTTGGCCCGCGAGTATTTCCCGGTGCGGATGGGCCGTCTGTACCTCTTACAGGAAGCCTCGCTTCCCTGGAACCGCTCGTTCGAGTGGCGTTTCGAGCTGGTTCCGGCCGGGCAGCTCAGCGACTGA
- a CDS encoding ABC transporter permease, which produces MSVRDLWQLAFRGLLRRPVRTVLTALGITVAVASMVIFLSLGEGLRRVFAQELSNIGPDVQVSLSGFTQGFTPSPELPEADTVARLEGLRSELGIERITPVVIGVRGGLDPSQSYVLYGLPAAQGVAAVFPNVQAAQGRLLRPPDENQAVAVVGAKAAENAGLKLGSTLRLNRRDSVQVVGILAPAGSFTDSFILLPIRTLQRASSAQGRVSTVALKLREPTTAQAAAKTITERLELEAQTQGDFLRFVDRALRISDAVRFGISLIALIVGGLAVANTVMMGVFERTREFGTLRALGAPPVFVRRLVLTESLLLALVGGVGGLLLGALGIWGVNLYTQNLAGINAAALTLRLTLLALGISLLLGLLAGLLPARAASKMRITEALGRI; this is translated from the coding sequence ATGTCAGTGCGTGATCTGTGGCAACTCGCGTTCCGTGGCCTGCTGCGCCGACCCGTCCGTACGGTCCTGACGGCGCTGGGCATCACCGTGGCAGTCGCCAGCATGGTGATTTTCCTGTCGCTGGGCGAGGGCCTGCGGCGCGTCTTCGCGCAGGAACTGAGCAATATCGGCCCGGACGTCCAGGTGTCGCTCAGCGGCTTCACTCAGGGCTTCACCCCATCCCCCGAACTGCCGGAGGCAGATACCGTCGCCCGGCTCGAGGGCCTGCGCTCGGAACTGGGCATCGAGCGCATCACGCCCGTGGTCATCGGCGTGCGCGGCGGACTTGATCCCTCGCAGAGCTACGTGCTGTACGGGCTGCCTGCCGCACAGGGCGTGGCGGCGGTGTTTCCGAACGTTCAGGCCGCGCAGGGCCGGCTGCTGCGTCCTCCGGACGAAAATCAGGCGGTGGCGGTCGTAGGTGCCAAAGCTGCCGAGAATGCCGGGCTGAAGCTCGGCTCGACCTTGCGGCTCAACCGCCGTGACAGCGTGCAGGTGGTGGGTATTCTGGCCCCGGCAGGCAGTTTCACCGATTCGTTCATCCTGTTGCCCATTCGCACCCTGCAACGGGCTTCAAGCGCACAGGGACGCGTCTCGACGGTCGCACTCAAACTGCGCGAGCCCACCACTGCACAGGCGGCGGCAAAGACCATCACCGAACGGCTGGAACTCGAAGCGCAGACGCAAGGCGACTTCCTGCGTTTCGTGGACCGCGCCCTGCGCATTTCCGACGCGGTGCGTTTCGGAATCTCACTCATCGCCCTGATCGTGGGCGGGCTGGCGGTGGCGAATACCGTAATGATGGGTGTGTTCGAACGGACCCGCGAATTCGGAACGCTGCGGGCGCTGGGCGCACCTCCGGTGTTCGTGCGGCGGCTGGTGCTGACCGAGAGTCTGCTGCTGGCGCTGGTGGGCGGTGTCGGTGGCCTGCTGCTGGGCGCCCTGGGCATCTGGGGTGTGAACCTCTACACCCAGAATCTGGCGGGCATCAACGCGGCCGCATTGACGTTGCGCCTCACCTTGCTGGCGCTGGGCATTTCACTGCTGCTCGGCCTGCTGGCCGGGCTGCTGCCCGCACGGGCCGCTTCGAAAATGCGCATCACCGAGGCGCTCGGACGAATCTGA
- a CDS encoding ABC transporter ATP-binding protein encodes MLELRQVTKTYPSGETSIHALREVSHTFGPGLTAIVGPSGSGKSTLLNLMAGFDTPSRGAVLVNGQDLGGLSEAGRAALRLRHFGFVFQSYNLVAILNAGENVEFPLTLLGLAPAERRERAKAMLEQVGLGQRTRHLPPQLSGGEQQRVAIARALVTGPDIILADEPTGNLDSKTGSAILELLVQPARDGKTVVLITHDPEVAARADQVLHIRDGVLQENVALSVPLPAAGR; translated from the coding sequence ATGCTCGAACTTCGGCAGGTCACCAAGACGTATCCCAGCGGCGAAACCTCCATTCACGCTCTGCGCGAGGTCAGCCACACTTTCGGCCCGGGGCTGACGGCGATCGTCGGGCCTTCCGGCAGCGGCAAGAGCACTTTACTGAACCTGATGGCCGGGTTCGACACTCCTTCCCGAGGCGCGGTGCTGGTGAACGGACAGGACCTGGGAGGGCTGAGCGAGGCCGGACGGGCCGCCTTGCGGCTGCGCCACTTTGGTTTCGTGTTTCAGAGCTACAACCTGGTGGCGATCCTGAACGCCGGTGAGAACGTCGAGTTTCCGCTGACCCTGCTGGGCCTGGCGCCCGCCGAGCGACGTGAGCGAGCAAAAGCGATGCTGGAACAGGTCGGGCTGGGCCAACGCACGCGTCACCTGCCCCCGCAGCTTTCGGGCGGCGAGCAACAACGGGTGGCGATCGCCCGCGCCCTGGTCACCGGGCCCGATATCATCCTGGCCGACGAGCCGACCGGGAACCTCGACTCCAAAACCGGCAGCGCCATTCTGGAACTCCTGGTGCAGCCGGCCCGCGACGGCAAAACGGTGGTGCTGATCACGCACGATCCGGAGGTGGCCGCCCGCGCGGATCAGGTGCTGCACATCCGCGACGGTGTCCTGCAGGAGAACGTGGCCCTGAGCGTCCCGCTTCCGGCGGCAGGCCGCTAG
- the alr gene encoding alanine racemase — MLPRAEALISQAALQQNLQLLSRHAGAPVLLPVKADAYGHGAVLVSRAVDELPELWGYGVASADEALELIEAGVRKPVLLLTPAPGEDLPELSKLGVRVTVSSARELRGLPASARVHLKVNTGMNRLGVRPAEAADVAHALAARGQLEGIFTHFASSEGPDLTRAEAQLSAFREVLSTAPRVLAHACNSGGVFNFGRRAAFDLIRPGIAAYGYAPDAHLKGQLPLQPVLRLRARIGHVHRVQAGEAVSYGALWRAERESEIAVLGIGYADGYPRPATGRAQVIVHGEMRPVVGRICMDQCMVDVSGLNVQPGGWVEVLGPGPIDADHVGEWSGTISYEVLTGIGRRVRRTLVPVETRRGMA; from the coding sequence ATGCTGCCGCGTGCCGAGGCCCTGATTTCGCAAGCCGCACTGCAACAGAACCTGCAGCTGCTTTCGCGCCATGCCGGCGCGCCCGTCCTGCTTCCCGTCAAGGCAGATGCGTACGGGCACGGCGCCGTGCTGGTGAGCCGCGCAGTGGACGAGCTGCCCGAACTGTGGGGTTACGGGGTCGCTTCGGCCGATGAAGCGCTCGAACTGATCGAGGCGGGCGTGCGCAAACCGGTCCTGCTGCTGACTCCTGCGCCCGGTGAGGACCTGCCCGAACTGTCAAAACTGGGCGTGCGGGTCACGGTGTCCTCGGCACGCGAGTTGCGCGGGCTGCCGGCTTCGGCGCGCGTGCATCTCAAGGTCAATACCGGCATGAACCGCCTCGGAGTGCGCCCCGCCGAGGCCGCCGACGTGGCCCACGCGCTGGCGGCACGCGGGCAGCTGGAAGGAATATTCACGCATTTCGCCAGTTCGGAGGGTCCGGACCTCACGCGTGCCGAAGCGCAGCTGAGCGCCTTTCGTGAGGTCCTGAGCACCGCGCCGAGGGTGCTGGCGCATGCCTGCAACTCGGGTGGGGTCTTCAATTTCGGTCGCCGCGCCGCGTTCGATCTGATCCGGCCGGGCATTGCCGCTTACGGATACGCGCCCGATGCGCACCTGAAAGGACAACTGCCGCTGCAGCCGGTGCTGCGTCTTCGCGCGCGGATCGGGCACGTTCACCGGGTACAAGCCGGTGAGGCGGTCAGTTACGGCGCCCTGTGGCGCGCCGAGCGTGAGAGCGAGATCGCGGTGCTGGGCATCGGTTACGCCGATGGCTACCCACGCCCCGCGACCGGGCGGGCGCAGGTGATCGTCCACGGAGAGATGCGTCCGGTGGTGGGGCGCATCTGTATGGACCAGTGCATGGTGGACGTCAGCGGCCTGAACGTGCAGCCGGGCGGCTGGGTGGAAGTCCTCGGGCCCGGTCCGATCGACGCCGACCACGTGGGCGAGTGGTCCGGCACCATCAGCTACGAGGTGCTGACGGGCATCGGGCGACGTGTCCGGCGGACACTGGTGCCGGTGGAAACCAGGCGTGGCATGGCCTGA
- the trpD gene encoding anthranilate phosphoribosyltransferase, whose amino-acid sequence MNGEALNQQEAASFMREVMAGDMSGVRLAAALAALRVRGETPEEIAGFARAMREFAVKLPIARGGVLLDTCGTGGDGAHTFNISTTAAFVVAAGGVRVAKHGNRAASSRAGSADLLEALGVNLEATPEVIAGAVNELGVGFMFARNYHPAMRFAAPVRAELGTRTVFNMLGPITNPAGATHQVIGVFQPELTHKLAQVLRLLGSEAALVVHGSGLDELTVCGPTTVSELRGGEVRDFVVHPEDLGMPLHPRSALTGGDAQENATITRHLLQGSGTQAQQDIVALNAGAGLYLAGKSDDLRAGVELARSVLASGAAWETLRTYAAWTRGEAPAA is encoded by the coding sequence ATGAACGGTGAAGCCCTCAACCAGCAGGAAGCGGCGAGCTTCATGCGTGAAGTCATGGCAGGAGACATGAGCGGTGTGCGTCTCGCGGCGGCCCTCGCGGCCTTGCGGGTGCGCGGCGAGACGCCCGAGGAAATCGCTGGTTTCGCACGTGCCATGCGTGAATTCGCGGTGAAGCTGCCCATCGCGCGTGGCGGTGTGCTGCTCGACACCTGCGGAACCGGCGGAGATGGCGCGCACACCTTCAACATCTCCACCACGGCGGCGTTCGTTGTCGCGGCGGGGGGCGTGCGGGTCGCCAAGCACGGCAACCGCGCCGCAAGCAGCCGTGCGGGCAGTGCCGACCTGCTCGAAGCACTCGGCGTGAACCTCGAAGCGACCCCGGAAGTCATCGCGGGCGCCGTGAACGAACTGGGTGTGGGATTCATGTTTGCCCGCAATTACCATCCCGCCATGCGCTTCGCGGCGCCGGTGCGTGCCGAGCTGGGAACCCGCACCGTATTCAACATGCTGGGACCCATCACCAACCCCGCGGGAGCGACGCATCAGGTCATCGGCGTGTTCCAGCCCGAACTGACCCACAAGCTGGCGCAGGTCCTGCGGCTGCTCGGCAGTGAAGCCGCACTGGTCGTGCATGGAAGCGGCCTCGACGAACTGACGGTGTGCGGTCCGACGACCGTGTCCGAACTGCGCGGTGGTGAGGTGCGTGATTTCGTGGTTCACCCGGAGGACCTCGGCATGCCGCTGCATCCCCGCAGTGCCCTCACCGGCGGCGACGCTCAAGAGAACGCCACGATCACGCGCCACCTCCTGCAAGGGAGCGGCACGCAGGCGCAGCAGGACATCGTGGCGCTCAACGCGGGAGCGGGCCTCTACCTCGCCGGAAAGTCGGATGATCTCCGCGCAGGTGTGGAGCTTGCCCGCTCCGTGCTGGCCAGCGGCGCGGCCTGGGAAACCCTGCGAACCTACGCCGCCTGGACACGTGGCGAAGCTCCCGCCGCGTAA
- a CDS encoding anthranilate synthase component II, translated as MKRVLVIDNYDSFTYNLVQYLGELGADLTVWRNDAFSLEEIGTLNPDAIVISPGPCTPTEAGHSVAVIERYKGEYPMLGVCLGHQSMGQAFGAKVVRAKIPMHGKTSVIEHRGEDVFSGLPEALTVTRYHSLVVEDLPDTLIPTAWVTETDGTRTLMALRHRDLPIYGVQFHPESIASEGGLTMLANFLALTDSPDPS; from the coding sequence ATGAAACGCGTTCTGGTCATCGACAATTACGACAGCTTCACTTACAACCTCGTGCAGTACCTCGGCGAACTCGGCGCCGACCTCACCGTGTGGCGCAACGACGCCTTCTCGCTCGAAGAGATCGGCACGCTCAACCCCGACGCCATCGTCATTTCTCCTGGTCCCTGCACGCCCACCGAAGCCGGACATTCGGTGGCCGTCATCGAGCGGTACAAGGGTGAGTACCCCATGCTGGGCGTGTGCCTCGGTCACCAGAGCATGGGTCAGGCATTCGGCGCCAAGGTCGTGCGGGCCAAAATTCCCATGCACGGCAAAACCAGCGTTATCGAACACCGGGGAGAAGATGTCTTCAGCGGCCTGCCCGAAGCCCTGACCGTCACGCGCTACCACAGCCTGGTCGTGGAAGACCTGCCCGACACCCTGATTCCCACCGCCTGGGTGACCGAAACCGACGGCACGCGCACCCTGATGGCCCTGCGTCACCGCGATTTGCCGATTTACGGTGTGCAGTTTCACCCGGAAAGCATTGCCAGTGAGGGTGGCCTGACGATGCTGGCGAATTTCCTGGCGTTGACCGATTCACCGGACCCGAGCTGA
- a CDS encoding tautomerase family protein, whose protein sequence is MAPLQESGVHGRGPQLLLQTMLGCLMRVLKLPEKKRFHRSVLQNEADFICSDNRSEHDLIAELPMFGGRATEPGKRLMNELCRSLHAGVRLATSDLEITFFKTPRAHWGIRGVCADEHHLPYEVHV, encoded by the coding sequence ATGGCGCCGCTGCAAGAGTCCGGTGTGCATGGCAGAGGGCCGCAACTCCTGTTGCAGACCATGCTCGGGTGCCTGATGCGTGTCCTGAAGTTGCCTGAAAAGAAGCGGTTTCACCGTTCTGTCCTGCAGAACGAGGCAGACTTCATCTGTTCGGATAACCGCAGCGAGCACGACCTGATTGCGGAACTCCCGATGTTCGGGGGCCGCGCCACGGAACCAGGAAAGCGGCTGATGAACGAACTTTGTCGCTCGCTGCATGCCGGTGTGAGGCTGGCAACGAGCGATCTGGAAATCACCTTTTTTAAAACGCCCCGCGCACACTGGGGAATTCGTGGTGTGTGCGCTGACGAGCATCACCTTCCGTACGAGGTCCACGTATGA
- the trpE gene encoding anthranilate synthase component I has product METLAQPAVRVRELFADLDTPVTAYLKVAQSPSFLLESVEAGERLGRYSFIGVGERGRFEYRSGHVRLSGVFGEGEHTTQDPLALLYDKVVRKVEIPQGLPAFVGGAVGYTSYDLIRSYERLPEENPDELGVPDALFVVPEGMVVFDHLAHRLFVVAVDDDASRAERTVDRLVRQLRGPLPGVPGDRPTRKPTFESNFTRESFMAAVERCLEYIRAGDVFQVVPSQRFSAPLSAHPFALYRALRALNPSPYLGYLDLGDVTLVASSPESLLKSDGETVVTRPIAGTRKRGKTPAEDEALARELLADEKERAEHLMLVDLGRNDLGRVAQYGSVKVEDAFSVEKYSHVMHLVSGVRARLAPGKTPLHALASVLPMGTVSGAPKIRAMEIIEEVESTRRGPYGGAFGYISHSGALDMALTLRTMVIKDGMMHIQAGGGVVADSSPAEEYQESINKAAALMRAVELASEGL; this is encoded by the coding sequence GTGGAAACCCTTGCCCAACCTGCCGTCCGCGTCCGCGAACTTTTCGCGGACCTCGACACGCCCGTCACCGCGTACCTGAAAGTCGCCCAGAGCCCCAGCTTTCTGCTGGAATCCGTCGAAGCGGGTGAGCGCCTTGGGCGGTACTCGTTCATCGGTGTGGGCGAACGTGGCCGCTTCGAGTACCGAAGCGGCCACGTTCGCCTGAGCGGCGTGTTCGGCGAAGGAGAACACACCACGCAGGACCCGCTTGCCTTGCTGTACGACAAGGTGGTGCGCAAAGTCGAGATTCCGCAGGGCCTCCCGGCGTTCGTGGGCGGCGCGGTCGGGTACACCAGCTACGACCTGATCCGCTCGTACGAACGCCTGCCGGAGGAAAACCCTGACGAACTCGGAGTGCCCGACGCGCTGTTCGTGGTCCCGGAAGGCATGGTGGTGTTCGATCACCTGGCGCACCGGCTGTTCGTCGTGGCCGTCGATGACGACGCTTCACGCGCCGAGCGCACCGTGGACCGCCTGGTGCGCCAGTTGCGCGGGCCCCTGCCGGGCGTACCCGGAGACCGGCCCACCCGCAAGCCCACCTTTGAAAGCAACTTCACGCGCGAAAGCTTTATGGCCGCCGTCGAGCGCTGCCTGGAGTACATCCGTGCCGGGGACGTGTTTCAGGTGGTGCCCAGCCAGCGTTTCAGTGCGCCGCTCAGCGCGCATCCCTTTGCGCTGTACCGGGCCTTGCGCGCCCTGAACCCCAGTCCTTACCTGGGCTACCTCGATCTCGGGGACGTCACGCTGGTGGCGAGCAGCCCGGAAAGCCTGCTGAAAAGCGACGGCGAAACGGTGGTCACGCGACCGATCGCGGGAACGCGCAAACGCGGAAAGACCCCGGCCGAGGACGAAGCGCTCGCACGCGAACTCCTCGCCGATGAGAAGGAACGCGCGGAGCACCTGATGCTGGTCGACCTGGGCCGCAACGACCTCGGGCGCGTCGCGCAGTACGGCAGCGTCAAGGTCGAGGACGCCTTCAGCGTCGAGAAGTACAGCCACGTGATGCACCTCGTGAGCGGCGTGCGCGCCCGGCTCGCGCCCGGAAAGACGCCCCTGCACGCACTCGCGAGCGTCCTGCCGATGGGCACTGTCTCCGGCGCGCCGAAAATCCGCGCGATGGAGATCATCGAGGAAGTCGAATCCACCCGGCGCGGACCGTACGGCGGCGCGTTCGGGTACATCAGCCACAGCGGCGCCCTTGACATGGCGCTTACCCTGCGCACGATGGTCATCAAGGACGGCATGATGCACATTCAGGCGGGTGGCGGTGTGGTCGCGGACAGCAGCCCCGCCGAGGAATACCAGGAATCGATCAACAAGGCTGCGGCCCTGATGCGGGCAGTCGAACTTGCCAGTGAGGGTCTGTGA